One region of Candidatus Epulonipiscium sp. genomic DNA includes:
- a CDS encoding polysaccharide deacetylase family protein produces the protein MSSIFLRFPKGRTKALTLSYDDGVEQDIKLVEIMKNYGLKGTFNLNSGLYAKEGTTYPKGHIHRRMTKEQITKTFKDTNLEIAVHALTHPFLEQLPSNMVINEIIKDRENLEEQFSTIVRGMAYPFGTYSDDIVAALKICGIAYARTVISTNDFRIPKDWLRLTATCHHNSTQFQNLTSKFIEDKINQEPYLFYLWGHSYEFEEDNNWNLIEDFAKHIGNREDIWYGTNIEIYDYINAYNRLIFSVDGKMVKNPSSIPIWFQYDNEIIEVQAGEMIKIV, from the coding sequence GCTATGATGATGGAGTTGAGCAAGATATCAAGCTTGTTGAAATTATGAAGAATTATGGACTAAAGGGTACTTTTAATTTAAATAGTGGTCTATATGCAAAAGAAGGAACAACTTATCCCAAGGGACATATTCATCGTAGGATGACCAAAGAGCAGATTACAAAAACTTTCAAAGACACCAATCTAGAAATCGCAGTTCATGCGTTAACCCATCCTTTTCTCGAACAATTGCCCTCTAATATGGTTATTAATGAAATAATAAAGGATAGAGAAAATCTTGAGGAACAATTTAGCACAATTGTTCGTGGTATGGCATACCCCTTTGGTACATATAGTGATGATATAGTAGCAGCCCTTAAGATATGTGGCATTGCATATGCTAGGACCGTTATTTCAACTAATGATTTTAGAATTCCCAAAGATTGGTTGAGACTTACTGCAACCTGTCATCATAATTCTACGCAATTCCAGAACCTTACAAGTAAATTTATTGAGGATAAGATAAATCAAGAACCCTACTTATTTTATCTATGGGGGCATAGTTATGAGTTCGAAGAAGATAATAACTGGAATCTGATTGAGGATTTTGCCAAACATATAGGTAATAGGGAGGATATCTGGTATGGAACAAATATTGAGATATATGATTATATCAATGCCTATAATCGATTGATATTTAGTGTTGATGGTAAAATGGTAAAAAACCCTTCCAGTATTCCTATTTGGTTTCAATATGATAATGAAATTATTGAAGTTCAGGCGGGAGAAATGATAAAAATAGTTTGA
- the pdaA gene encoding delta-lactam-biosynthetic de-N-acetylase: MGNIKYKKEIGILFLFVFAYFFGSRVAMLTDSSAKEAISTSYEENWGLGFSTAGQPPTANATAEELKKYNAYYIGDTGEKIIYLTFDAGYENGYTSTILDALKKHNVPASFFLVGNYIKTSPDLVKRMVEEGHHVANHTYSHPNMSRISTKEAFCKELEELEKAFEGATGQKMVKYYRPPQGKYSVSNLKMADELGYKTFFWSLAYVDWYNDKQPSKEEAFKKLLGRIHPGAIVLLHSTSKTNSEILDELLEKWKEMGYTFGTLDDVIQ, translated from the coding sequence ATGGGAAATATAAAGTATAAGAAGGAAATCGGGATTTTGTTTTTATTTGTGTTTGCGTATTTTTTTGGGAGCAGAGTTGCAATGCTTACAGATTCCTCTGCAAAGGAGGCCATAAGTACGTCTTATGAAGAAAACTGGGGTCTTGGGTTTTCTACAGCAGGGCAGCCGCCAACAGCCAATGCAACAGCAGAAGAACTAAAAAAATATAATGCTTATTATATAGGGGATACCGGCGAAAAGATTATATATTTAACTTTTGATGCGGGATATGAAAATGGCTACACTTCCACTATACTAGATGCATTAAAAAAACATAATGTTCCTGCTAGTTTTTTTCTCGTTGGCAACTATATTAAAACCAGCCCTGACTTAGTAAAACGAATGGTCGAAGAGGGGCATCATGTGGCTAATCATACTTATTCTCATCCTAATATGTCTCGAATATCCACGAAAGAAGCTTTTTGTAAAGAACTTGAAGAATTAGAAAAGGCGTTTGAGGGGGCGACAGGACAAAAGATGGTAAAATACTATAGACCGCCCCAAGGAAAATATAGTGTAAGTAATTTGAAAATGGCAGATGAATTAGGGTATAAGACCTTCTTTTGGAGCCTTGCCTATGTGGATTGGTACAATGACAAGCAGCCCTCTAAGGAAGAAGCATTTAAAAAGCTCCTAGGTAGAATCCACCCTGGGGCAATAGTTCTTCTTCATAGCACATCCAAGACAAACTCAGAAATTTTGGATGAACTTCTTGAAAAGTGGAAGGAGATGGGATATACGTTTGGAACCTTGGATGATGTGATTCAGTAG